The DNA sequence TTCCTCCTATCCCTCTGATCAAGGGACTACGAGCATTTGAAGTGACGACATCCTTGATATCGTATGTTTTATTATGGGTGTCATCTACTTATCTTAGGTAATTACTTAATTTACATATGGAACTGAGTTTTTGAGCACTAGAACAGTTTTCTCAGTGGAAATCTGCAAAAAGTTATACTGCTTATCTTATTTTTACGGGGAGCCTTTCTTTTCTACTGTGTAATTTATCACTATCATCCTCAGGATTTTGTTACTTCTTTTGTATGGTATGGTAATTTTGAGTTGAGACTTGAGCCAGTCAAATATGTTAATCTCCAGGATATGGGGTATGGGAAATGGGAACTAGCATGTTAAGTTTAAGAGGAAAGAACCACTCTCCTTAAATACAACATCAAGCATCCATACTACTCGATGTGGGACTTTGTGCATCATCCATACTACTCGATGTGGGACTTTGTGCATCTCATAGTACCCAAGTCCCTAACATAGCATTCTTTCAGTTTCTTTAGATAGTCATATATCTCAAGTCGtttagtattattaatttattatacaaTACATGGGCATGAATGATGCTTGTAACTATGATTATTGTTATATCAAGAGCAAATTACACTGAACTatattagttttctttttctttttattttttaattatagttgagacaaaaatacaaaaacaattaTTTTTTGTCCCCACTTTTGGGATTATCCACAACCAAATAATTTTGGGTTTATTGGCTTTTTATTTCTATCTCATTGAATTTTCATCCAAACATTTTGTGAAATTCATTATAACTTTCTATTTGTCAAGGTGGCATTGAATATGCTGAGTTGTGAATtttcatgctttttttttttgtctggaTTTGTGTTGAATAGATGACATTTTGCTGTCAGTTAGCTTTTTATTGTGGTATGGCTTGTCATGGATGGAATTGGACAAGTGGTTATGTAGTTAGAGTTTTGGGTATATGatctttattattaattattaatgtgACCTTATAGCAAACCAACTTAGGTTGGTCGAGTAGTTAGTTCATTCGTCTGCTTATGCAAGTGTTGGCGGTTCGAAATCCAGCCATGTGTATATAGCAACTCATTGGATAGTGCAACTCCTTAAATGAAATTCTAATCTGTGATTGATTAGTTCTTAATCTAACGGATTGGGAGATACAGTCAGATTGGGAGATATTGTGGGAGAAAAAAAGTGACGTTATAGCATTCTGTTGTCTGATTGACACTTCTTAATGGTGGTATGTAGATTCCGTTTTAATTAAAGCTTCTTTTAAAACATGATTTAGACAACCTTAGGTGtgtaataatcaataaaattgatTTGTATATATACTCTAGAAATTGATTTTATACGATGAGCTAAaagagtgattttttttttaggttttcaattttcaaaaagctGTTAAAATGCTATTGATGCTGTGACATCAAGAGATACATAGTGACGGACTACATCCAGTTTATTTAGATGTTGCTTCTGCTATAATGCTAAGAGTTTTGTTGTGTGTtataatcataataatttatAAGGCACTCTATATCAATGTAAATAATCATAAATCTCTACATTCCAACATATGTCTAAACAAATTTTCATGactataaaataatcataaatctgTTGGAGATAATTTCTATATTGctctaaataattataaattttcatATTCTAACACGTAATAAACAAATTCTATATTTACAAATATTTCCTTAaaaatttaacattaaaaatattaaagaaaatcaTGATAGAAAATGTTGTGCATTGAAAGTAACATGGTTTTGGAGGGCATTCATATCATGAGtggattttttaagaaaaaattattatttgataaagtgtgatttttttatatattttttaaatttcatttaaagAATGTAAAATGGAAAATTACACtttatcaaataattaaaaaaattaagaaaatttatTTCCTATTTATATTCAACTCCTTGACCATCACCCACTAGATGTAAGAGTGCATAAGGGACCACACTCACATTAATAgggttttggtttttttttttttccgtataACTTTGATGGTATCCAAAATGAAGATAGTGTTCTCTAAATGATTtctttaaaaaaggaaaaaatgtttAGATCAAAATAAAAGAATACATATTCTATTTTAATTGGTTTATAGTATATATCTAAGAGCTAATAGAAGATATGCTGTATGAAATATGAATAATCATTTGCCGCCTATTGGTATATCTTTCACAACTACTGGGGATGTTTAAGGTCTTAGGACCATTTAAGCTCGAGATAGGATTCAATTTGTTCTCTGCACAATTAATTTGGTTCTgagttttaaatatatttagtttGATCTTCGAGTTTTATAATTATGAGCCAGGTtggcagaaattatttttaatatgaaacgAGAGATAGTGTTTTAGTTGAAAATTcatttgaagtgtattacagtATTGTGAAAATTATTCAACAGACTTCCTACGTGTTGGTCAGAATATTGTCATGTGTTCAACATGCTCTCATGTGTTTCAACACGCCTCACGGATTGATTTCTCACTTAAAAAATTTACTCATTTGTAATTATACCAAATACTATCATTTTCAACAAGAAtaccaatatttttttcatataaaaaaaaaatagcccCAAGTTGGTCCTCTTGTATTAATTTAGGAAAAATGATTAATTGCATTCACATTTATTATTTGTCGATGCATCAGCTCATATACCAAAGTGGCTATAACGTCATCACTCATCAGGCTTTACATATTCGTAGAGCCAAATCCCAATCCTCAAAATATATTCCATAATCTTAATtgttaagaaataataatttaaaattatatatttattatatctaatattatgtatttattttaaaaataattaataaatataaaataagatcattttaaattaatttaaactaatttgtattattttctaaaatttataaaaCACAATAATATTTCTCGATGTGGTCGTGCACAAAAGGGACTCAAATCTGAATCCAATTAATCAAGTAcgcaaaagagaaaaataaaagtaacactGATCTTATGGCAGTTAAGCTGATCAAGTTGGAAAtagttttgtttttataatttaagaGTTGTTCAACAACTCTACTATTTTTATTACAATTGGAGAATTAGCTTGAGTTATGACTATGACACACGTGTTTCTAGTTTATGTTATCTATTAGGGGTGTATATGAATTCGGTAAAATAGATTTTGTTCTAATTTACATTTAGTCTTAAATATATATCGAGTCTATTTTTTAGATTATAATCTGGTCTAAATCcaataaaacataaatattttaagGCTATAATTAAATTAGGTCTAACTCGAGTAAAAATTGGGCTTTTAAaactttaacaataatttataaaaaaaaattatttatgatgaacttatttataaagaaaaaatttgtTACCGAAAAGTTGATatccatatttaaatttgaatttgtttacAAATTCTAATTTGACACTTTTTTTTATCTGTTTTCTAATTCAACtagtgtgattaaaaataaaataataaatttataattaatataatataatactggaattaatttaaaatatatatacttttttagttttcttaaaaTACATATAGACcgaataaaactgaatttatctTGACCTAGacctaatttaaaataataatcaaaTCTATTTTTAAGATTTATACCCAATACACTAAATTAACCcctaaaatatttgaatttagacCAAATTTTTAAATTGCACCCTAAATATCCCCAATTGTAACCAATGCTCTACCTTACCTTACAAAACCGTTAGAATAGTGTGAATTAATTCACCTTATTCCTGCCAAAATTTTATATCTTGAAAATGATATTACTGTGTGAGAATTTTCTTAGAACTTTCAGCACTCACAATTTTATTAGTACTTTTGCTGACTTATCATAGAATACTAAGCATCTATCATTACGTACTGATGTCGATGGTCTCTCTCTCCCCCTTGGATAAAccattaatttgaatttaataaaaaaaatctatttttattaataaccTTTTAACCGTTTCTTTTATTAACAAAAGACAATTTGTAATCATTTTTAgcgaaaatgatattttaaaaattaatttgatatgaTTTTAAGAACAATTCTAATGAAATGCTTTTgaaatatcattttttatatttttaaaatgtgaattaattttaaattaaaattcgtattaaaattgataaataaattaaaatcagcATCACCtccttgataaaaaaaaaaaccaataaaattTTACCATCTTTATAATTATCTTGATggaataactaaaataatataaaattttaattgtattgACACTAAATATTAAAGTaatagattttattttaattttaaattattattttatgatatatagttTTATAAATGCTGATATGTCATTTTAtgagattcaaaataaaattaaacttaaaattaacATTGGAGAtgttctaaaatattattaccaAATAAgactataatattttttaaaaaatattgtgtgTATACAAAAAAGTAGTCATAATATATACacatgtgtgtatataaatatatgtaatgtttaattaatttttaatatttattttatattcgaATGACTGATTTGTAGATAGTTTTTTTATACATACGTAATATGATGGATATTTTTTCGAGACtactttgttaaatttttatagagtaattatttaaataagtctttaaaatttttaaaattggataTTTTAGTCACTCAAATTTTATAATACATAAAATAGTCTCTAACGTTTATTTCAGTTagataatacaattttttttttaatttgatccgAAGAGTGAAgtacaaaataattttctaaaaataaaaaaaattcataaaattgaaaaaaattgtattgtgtaacaaaaataaatattaaaaattattttgtataatttaaaatttaaaaatctaaaatatctaATATTAAAACATTGGTGATTGATTTgtataattattcattttaatatttttgagaaATTGATTATTGGtgtctctctatatatatatgtcCCGTATTCTTACTACTTTCAACTACCACAAAATCCTCTTATTCCTTCCATAGTTGTTCTTTCTCTTCCACATTCATTATTATGACAAAGTTTAAGAATTCTCAAGTTATAGTGCTCTttatccttcttcttctccttgtaATCACACCCTTGTTACCTTCTTCTCTAAGACCCACCTACATGTACTTCATATCCAATTTCCTCATCATAGCACTTGGTGCCGAAGCAGGCCTTCTTACTATTATTTTGAGGCCGTTAAACGAAAAAAAACACGTTAATTTTATAGCTCAAAAGCCTCTTATTAACAAAAGTATTACCGTTGAAAAGCTCGAGAAGTTTGTTTGCGtcgcaaaagtggaagaaaaggCGCGAAATTGCGCTTCAATGCCGAGCATTTTCTTCATTGGAGGTGATGATGGAGATGAGGATTATGaatatgattatgatgatgatgatttgaaGGCCGAAGATGAGATTGGAGGAGTTGATAATGGGCAAGAACTGTTTGCAAAAGCTGAAGCATTTATTGGGAACTTCTACAAGCAATTGAAGATGCAAAGAGAAGAGTCTTGGATTCATCACAAGGCCTATTAGGATTACATTATTGCTTTCATTAAATTACAAGttctatgtttattttttattttttacttttatgggGTTTGTAGTATATATGTTATGGTAGAGATTTTAAAATCAACTTGGGTTGGTTGAGTGGTCAGCTTACTCgtctgcttaagcaagtgtcgggagttcgaattctactttgtgcatgcagcaactcattggtcagcggtaaaaaattttaaagagaacTGAGAAGAGAAAATGCcaagaaatgaaaaataaaaaagaaagagaaaatctttcttaaatttcaatatttttatttaaatatttacttttttattctcgaattactactattttaacatttaaattcaaatatcaattgtGACTTGTGAGAGAGAATTCGATGGAAATgagtaaattttcaaaaaactttaTCTACAAgatcaaaattttcaaatcctaaaactcactcaacaagaaggatccttttaatttttttttcttgaaaagaaAAATCTCAACATAACAGAGTGGAATGGAGCACAAAAGAGGTTCATTTTAAAGTTCTCATATCTACtagagaatttttttttgtgaataattaagagtataaaaaatttagattttttttacttaatcttcatttatatacaaaatattcaaacctcttattcattttaatttcaaTCATGTTAGTTGTTCAATTAacatttactttttataatttttttataaaaagatgcCCTTAATGATGATATACAAAATGAGATAGAAACATTATTTGACTAGGAGATGGTAAAATAATCCATTTCTGAGAGGATAGTTGGTTACTTTGTGGTgctctaaaagttattttttcAAGACTTTTTTCGGTCTCAAATCTTTAAAGATCTGTCATAGGAGATTATGGGTTTTGAGATATGTTATAGTGGATTTGGAATTTTTAATGGCAACGAAAGTTATTTCAATGGGAGCTGGAACTAGTAAACTAGCTTCATGCGGTTCTACAATCAGACTGACAACTGAGAGAAAGGACAGAGTGGTctgaaaatttgattaaaaaaaaggtGTTTATTCTACTAATTTATTTGTGCAGGTAGTGTAGGCAGAGATACTTCCGGCGGATGTTACAAGCTATAGCTTCACTAGTACTATTTGGAGAGAATTCGTCCCACCAAATGTTGAATACAAGGGAAAGACTGTGTAGATTAGGTGTTATTAGCCAGAATGATAACATGTGTGTTTTATGTCATAAGTATGTTGAAACTGCTTTTCACTTCTTCATTGGTTGTGAACTCACTTGACAGGTGTGGTGTACTTGGTTGTTCGCTCGCTCTTGAAAAGATATGGACTATTCCAGGTACGCTCAAGCAACACTATCAAAGTTGGACGGATATATCAGCAAGAAAGATGAATGGAAGCGATAGTTGGTTGGTTTTTTTGCGGTCATATGAACAATTTggctaaaaaaatgataaaatcttcaaaaatcaagatTCAAGTGTGGTAGACATTATTAACAGATCCTTTATAAATTACAATGAGTGAATTGGTGATGAATCCtgtggttgttgatggcaatgccggagattGATAGAAATTGTTATTTTTAGcattataaatttttgttttttttcttttatttcaccttgttgtgttgagttttttttactttaaaaaaaatatatatatttaatggaGTTGTAGTTCTTTCTATTAGTACTACTTGAATCtgctttgatatttttttttaataatgctaCATGATttagtaaatattattaatttttgacagtatttaattagtaataatttatatttatatttataaaaactttgcataaaaaaagtatatatatatataaaatttgtacttatatttattaaaatttgtatagatgaattaatatattttgtatccatatttttcagtttatatgcataaattagtaaaatttttttactaaaaataatttaatatttgtgttggtcaaataaataataaaaaatattaaaaatggttggttttcaagattttttttttttaaatttgctttTCTTAGGTCATAGAAGCTTAGCTTTGACGATGTAGCCAACTTGAGGATATCTTCAGGCAACAAGAGtgatgaaattaattaattaaatgagaTCTTTCCAAAAATGTaatatttaatttcatgcttaaaaTAAGGGCCAGCTAGTGGTTGGTGGAGCCAATTGCATATGAAGaaaagatatattaattttgCAAATCTTAACAACTGACGACGGATTTAACTTAAATCTGGTCTCTAAGATTTTGAGCTGCGATTCTGTGATCTTTAAATCCTCGTTTGTTACAATATATTGGAGATTGATTTTGAAGAAAACCTTTAAGCACTTTTTATTTCTCACAATTTGTTactctttaaaaatatttagtcAGCCAACAGATAGTTAAATGATTAATGATCCACAACTAAgattttcttttataataaaaaaatttaacacacCAATATAAAGCATGCAAAGTATAAAATAAGAAACATACTACTattcttatgttattttcgaCATTATCATCACCACTCTATTCTTTATAACAGTTGAATAACCTGTCAATAATGTCAACAGTTTTCGCtgttttattataaaagataattttatttcttttcaaacaAATATTTTAAGTCACGAAaaataattcaatcaattattttttacataCTTCTTTTTTTATCGATACTATTCTCCAATTTTCAAAATACTGCTTTATATCCTCATCTTAACAGCTAGCTGGCAATGCAATCTTGGAAGATATATAGAAAAATCAATAGCGTATGTGCACACTGAACATAATTATTACGTCACATAACAACTTTGAGATAAATGCGCTCAGCTATTAGTTATATTATTacgtataattttaatatatatatatatatatagaaaattaattatcaatataaaatatatattaaaataaaaatatattaaaaaattaaataatatatatttatatataaaaatatgacaTTTAATTTGGTGATTATTTTTTCGTCTACACAtagtaattttgtaatttttaaggTTACAcacggatcggattggatcgaataTAGCCTAAAATTTTATCCGATCCGCACTGtactcatcggatcggatcggatatcgggtatatccgcataattaaaaaaaataaaactattttaagattttgtttggctatttttacaaaaaaatatccaaaaaattcattttttgtcTGTTTAAACCTATTTACtcataaaatattatcaataatagttctcttgaataacaaaaataaaataataacacaagatttaagtttaattattctaagttgaattacaacataaaaaattaaaaacaaaatatcataaaattcataaaataacacactaaaattcatatcacattagggtttactttcttaaactatgctatttatatataatatgcgGATATGCGAATTTGCGGATCAGATCCGCGAATATTACTGTccaatccgcaatccgatccgatcaTAGTGCGGATCGGAGATTCGATGGCTCTGTAGATCGGATAATATCCACAAAATTCGAATTGGATGCGAATAATTATTGCGAGTATGCAaatattatccgatccatgtcCAGTTCTAGTAATTCTGATTTACCAAATGTGATACATCATGCAGCTACCTAATGTATAATTCTATATGAATATTACACCAACTTTCAGATGAGGCACACGTAACAATAACATTTTTTCGTTTGGCCTTATTTGAAATATCTTGAAGTATAATAACATTAATAAGAATCCAAGGGAACAAAATCCCACGATGTTTCGTAGTTTGGATAACATGTTCTGTACAAACCATGGGTGTTTTTTCCCGGCAGCCGCAATCCTTGTTGTACATATGACGATATGATCTTGTCCTTAATACTGCTACTTGCAAATCATACAAGGATAATGCAAATAATTTAATAAGTTCGTTAAATATTGAATTATAGATacggtaaaatattttttatatatgataATCATCTAATCAAATTATTTCTTtaagataattatattattttagtaaatGTTGGAAGTAGTTAATTTGAATGTGTGACTAATATATTATTGGAAATTTGTATACATGTTTTTCTTGTATTTATATGCATTTAGGAACCCTTCTTtcaacatattattattataattagtgtattatgtataaatatatgttatttaatttatttttaatatatattttatattagtaattgattttagtggttaattttagtatacatgtAATATGattatactaataaaattattggcAATGTTAGAAATGAATATCTCATTATACGTAGCCCGTAGAGTGCTAATATATGGATAAAAAGTTCATATTAATTAATGATAGGGTGTTTGAAAACTTCTTGAAACTTAATTTtataagaattaaattgaattttagtgTTTGAAAAAAAGAGATAGATAGGATTCAATTCAATTTTCATTGTCTtcttctaaaattaatttttaaaataggtatgatttgaaattttatttcattaaaatttaacttaaattataaaatttttaaaatatctttacaACTTAATTACTTTTCTTATCTTTCTCACACACTTTTTCACACACGGTACATTCTCTGCCTCTCACTCTTGGCCTCCCTCTTCACCTCTTTTCTATTCAACGCTGTGACGCTGCTGTCATCAATTTCGTTTCTCTTTTTTTCGTCACCAATTTGCGTGTCTCTTTGTCTTTTTTCTATCACATtcctataaaataaatgtaaaaaattattggaattattaGCAGAATCGACAAAAAATTCGACAGTAATATTATTACCAGCAAAAATAAGTTAACGGTATAAATGTTGTCGATAATGCTTTACTGTTGGATTTTGTTTTTTCGATGTTAATTATCGTTGGAAACATTTGACGATAAACATTGAGAAATGACCAATTTAAGGGAGACATTACCGTAAAAAAAATACGATAGTAACGTTGGCGCTAATAATTGTGTATTGTACCATAATTACCGTCAGAATTTTTCGTTGCaacgatattttttaatttaacttaaaaaaataaaacgaaTAACGAcaaatttatcaaatgcaaaattcaatgataatattttttttgaattaaaaaataaataattttatttaataggtATCATCATATTTATAACCTGTttgagtaaataaaaattaatgaaaactaaatacgccattaaaataaaaaaactacagTGTAATAAAGTAATCTCGTCAAAAGAAAATTATACACTAATCAAACAGACTAGACTCTACGGGTCCTCATAGCCATCATcgacgtccttctcctcctcctaaaGGTCTTGCTCCTGATCTTGATGCTATGGTGCTACTATGGGTGCTTGTGTTTCGTCTAGTGTAAGTGCAGATGAGGATGTGTTGCCTCCAGCACCACTGCCCCTACATGCATTTGCTTGTAATAGTCATCCATCTGCTACTGCATGCGTTGTATGTTCTGCAGCTCCTCTCTAAGCTCTTGTCGCAGGGATTTTGCATCCCGAGCATCCTTCATCGCCATGCGTGCAAGGAGATTCTTGTAACACCCTATTACACAAAATCTTACGTTATAGTTGTAAATTAGAGGTGGTGAGACATTACGATGcctaaaaaagaaatatatatatattcaaaaaataatatacTAAGAGCCAGTGAAAAAAGGATAACAAAACAATAATTTCATCACACTCGAACCGTTAAAGGTAACAAGCGTAGGTATACACCAAaaggaacatatatatatatat is a window from the Arachis hypogaea cultivar Tifrunner chromosome 1, arahy.Tifrunner.gnm2.J5K5, whole genome shotgun sequence genome containing:
- the LOC112761988 gene encoding uncharacterized protein — its product is MTKFKNSQVIVLFILLLLLVITPLLPSSLRPTYMYFISNFLIIALGAEAGLLTIILRPLNEKKHVNFIAQKPLINKSITVEKLEKFVCVAKVEEKARNCASMPSIFFIGGDDGDEDYEYDYDDDDLKAEDEIGGVDNGQELFAKAEAFIGNFYKQLKMQREESWIHHKAY